The window ctaaaggatttgctatataagtccacacttaggaaattttcgacaTACCTCGCCCGTTGCCCCCgatgccgccaggctgcccgtgctcgccgtcgccgcccgctcctcatcgccgtcgccccgcgcccttgcctcgacgggtcgccgcccggtgctcgtcgccgtcgccctgcccccacgcgccgccccgcctcgtgctcccctgctcgcgcgcgccgcctcggcgccccgagcccccctgcccggcccgcgcgtgctcgccggcgccctcgccgcccccgccccgtcccggccccgtgcgccggcgccctcgccgcccccgcccccgccgtcgccatcgtcctagccgcccccgctatgagagccgccgccccggctctgtttttttatttttattagtttaatttttttgttcatatgtgatgtatatgtgtatgtggctataatgtatatgtgaacaaaaaaaatttgtatgtatgtagatgttcaaaatgtatgaatatatatgtcaaaaatgtttttttgttcatagaaagttttttgttcatatatagaaagtttttatatatgacaatggatatatatgagaaatgatgatccacatggaaaagttttatatatgcaaaagttacaattttagaaaagttttatatatctagctaggaagggaagaagaagaaaaagaaggataggaaagaagaaaataagaagaggaaagaaagaagaagaggagaggaagaagaggagatataaataagaagaggaaaaaagaagaaaaagaagaggagaagaagaaaggaatagaggagaagaagaaaaaatagaaaatattctattttttcttcttctcctctattcctttcttcttctcctcttttttttcttcttttttttcttcttttttttcttcaatcctctcctctattcctttattcttctctcctctttttatttcttcttcgttttcttatgttttatcgggtctgtcgtcgtcgatatatacccctcccgataacttcaacacgaggggggataacttcaacacgagggggggtcgatatataccccctccccgataacattattttcccatgtatatatgtcgtcgttgtcgatataaccccctcctgataacttcaacacgtgggggggggtcgatataccccctccccgataacattattttcccgtgtatgtatgttgtcgttgtcgatattaccccctcccgataacttcaacacgaggggggataacttcaacacgagggggggtcgatataccccctcctcgataacattattttcccgtgtatgtatgtcgtcgttgtcgatataaaaccccctcccgataacttcaacacgtgggggggacgatatataccccctccccgataacattattttcccgtgtatgtatgtcgtcgttgtcgatatatataactccctcccagataacttcgacatgatggacggtcgatatgtataccccctctcgaccgtgataacttataccacgggagcaccccccggccctctcgctcgaccaaaactctcgaggacacccaaaccctagaaaaaaacgatgtcggtctcctaccccctcccgccgcgcccctacccttgaagcgtttcctaggccaccccaaacccggaataagctaggtctacgtttgcactaatatatccacctgctgtcatgtttgtgtaataattgccatgttgtaatatttgcagaaacaatggagcacggacgagatgagcaagcagaagaggtgttgggggacataatcttagccggaggtgatatcttgtcgtatcttaacgacaatgatggtctggaagaacagggtgaagaagcaggctgcggtgatcgaagagtggaggaggaaagacatgattatgatggctccggtgacccaatgctggtgcaagaaggagcccgtggtgacggctccggtgaccgaagagagtccggccaggtaaatacattagttaagcctgtgctgactagctaattgatgcattcattgttttggtatgtacacatattaattaacactcgtctttcttcttttttctagccctccggatcgagcacaactgcggtaaagagacgaggcccgaagagaaagttgtgctcggatgaaaggtttgagatcacagcaatcgcgcgcgatggccaaccaattgaacccctccggacaaaggatgcttttgctgctcagtgcggggttctagttagggacaagatcccgatcagcatccaccaatggtataagcctaagaaggaagaccatgaggtgtcttatgtcaatgatatgcagaaagatgatctttggactgagctgaagggaaatttcaccctaccgccagaggaggatccggagaagccagttatagagcaattaatcaagtctcatgctcttaagaagatggcagacctattcaggaggtggaagaatgagctgaaaacgtttgtcgacaaagaagagacacctgaattcatcggccggtatgagaagatcagagatcactggcccgcatttgtggcccacaagacatcggaaaagagtaagaagatgtcagcgacaaacaagatgaatgctgcgaagaagaagcttcaccatcgcacggggtcaggtggctacctcaaagcccggcctaagtgggccaagtctgagagggatctgcttgataaagggatcgaaccacagacaatgaactggccagaccgttgccggacttggttcttcggggctggcggaaccttggaccctgtatcagggaggtgtcgttggacggacgagcaacttgcaatacccgtcaagaagattcagcactatatcgatgcagcgcagcaagggacgttcgttccagacagagagaacgacgagctcacaatggccctcgggaatcctgagcaccctggacggacacgaggcacgccaggctccgttccgtggaaggctagttttccggacgcgggcggttacaaaacccaggagaggaggaaaaaagtagagcagatccaaattcagcgtctgcacgaaagggttcaagtgctagaggaacgagacagcaatagagatgccgaaactgcccccgaagcacaccgccatctcagcgtagaagcagcgtggcttccaccgagctgcctcagctggagcatgcggctactcctagctaccccgtggatgctatcacggagtctcaacattgccaccttatggcggaatggcagaacttgaaagtcaaggcggctgtcagctctgttttacctactgaacccggcgcaacctaccactgccggccgattcctgaaggatatgctagggtgatggtggatgaaataacggagggatttgaggacctccagcttgaccaccctaccggcgaaggggagactcggctgggtttagctctgaagactccatgcctatggcggaaggagctcatcaagcttccgaactggacggctccggcgagtaagggcactccgcctcctcctccgcctcctcctccgcctcctcctccggcgagtgatcagggcactcagcctccttctccggcgcgtggcggcactccgcctccttctccgccagcgccagcgcgccagagcagccagcctcctccttctccgcctcgtcagcaagggcggaagagacccgccgccgctgcggctgctccggcgcgtcgtagtccttctcctccgcctcgtaagcaaggaaagaagacagccgcagccgctccgtcttctctgccggcgtctagcagtacagctgccagaggcgggaggcaatacagattcggtccttctctgaagactccagagaagttaccatatgagaggaccgaggaggagaacgcgaagatcgtgcgagccgaagtgaagaacttctttgaaggggacaaagcaaagaaacatccacctccggaggagaaggtagatccggtgaaagcaaagcgcactctggctgccctgacaaaaccaccaaagtctccgccaaaaggcaactatgagcgcgttcttgcaaaggcatatgccgaagcggagcggtcgggaagtactgtcagtgataaaaggatgaaagaacgacgagctgggaaaaaaattgcccagctcggcgaacaagagaaccaatcgtgccccccgctcaaggtgtcaaaagacatcgtcgctaatgatccgggtatggtgcccggttataccgatcttggagattacctgcccgacgatgtacattatgaaatcatggaggtggacgaacacaaataccattacgggaagcctctcgtcaaagatgtcaaatctctaagcacgatgatgcgaagactacatgattggtacatgaaaacctgcagagagtctgatgggatgagtactttaacgctgagagttaaaccggagcatgacctcgttggaattgaactgctgaatgtttcatttgaggatttcttctagttttacaatctaaagtccctcgataaaacaacgatcacttgctactgtctgtaagtagtactacttctgtcattaagtctctctatataggtcagctctttcattgcatgtatttatacttatcctcactatattatgcagattgaagatcgccgaattgaagaaaagacaaatcggtgatattgggttcattaacacaaatctcatagatgcaactcaggttaaatttcatgccaaagaagccgagttatggtaatgtaattgatgacttatgcatgcatgcgcagcttccactatattctcctagagattaagcttgagccgggagtagtaaccgtcttagactcgagacgaaaagatccccaggactatgcgaacatgactcaaatgctccagaagtaagttaaatcgatcattatccaccatatcagcaactttgttcatttcctgatatcaagtaattgttttctttgtctggcagggtttagagaaaattcacctcaaaagccccgggactgccgaaccagctgcaatttagacacccgaaagtaagtactatagtagcatgttccgcgcatctcctagtgattcaagcgctagtttgatcaataccatttagcatccttgcttatcagtttgattgacctctatttcttgtaaagtggttgtggcagcaacccgggaataattactgtggatactacatttgcgagtccatccgctaccatacctgtgagcggggctacactgaagaacaatatgaagtgcgtaagcaataatattcacaattttattttattaccatcatttgtgttgagtttcatttattcatatatatatgtattgacccccttcttcaaattagatttttcggaagcgggatcaactcctagcagaagatcgtatgctaggaattcaagaggaattggcggcattcttccttgaccacgtgatcgctgaaaacggagaatactatgtggaccctgtgttcctacaatataattaggagattgtattgtaagagataattattgtatatatgtagccggtagtgtcggatagatatacgagaacttgttgttcgaccaatatctcggagaaggagaggtggtcgatatcacttctctctgtatgcatatatatatgttcatgacgatcttctgtttccttcatttgattactagctagcgtgtctactcctctccatacgtatatagtacgtagcgtcgacaaagcacggagataagagaggacacttctctctattaattagctagctaacacaatatatgaaacacctaaattaaccccccaaaacccctaaaccaccccctttcaaaaaaacaaaaacctcagctcctgccaggtgctaacgcgtggatgcctattggtcccggttggtggcaccaaccgggaccaaaggccctcctgcctgggctccccgcaccgtccacgtggacggcctttagtcccggttcgtgtaagaaccgggactaaagggctagggcattagtaacgaccctttaaccgggactaaaggcccttatgaaccggggtaaaagccccttttcctactagtgatataagaggtatatttgcaagcttgatgttaactacaattatgacccggtgccgTCAGTATTTATAAGTCGGCAtacaatcataaaccggcaccagTCATAACCTGGCAGACAGTTGGCCCCACCGTTGGGCCTGcacacggtggtgttgagttcttggagggatctcttccAGGGATAAAGAAGTTCGTAATTTTTTCGGATGAAGAAACACCGGTTTAAAAAGATCCGCGTCAGCTTTGTGTTCACTGATCCGGCTTTACGATCTGTGAAAATTTAAAGTTCAAAAAGTTAGGGCAGCGTCGATGCGCCACTACAAATCGGCGAGATCAACAGAATCACAAGTCGCTGAGATCAATAGGAAATCCATCGGGCACTGCCATGGTCAGCTAAAAGCTATGTCTGAGATTGGTTCGTGCTTGTGGGAAAGTTATTACTGATGGTCAAACAAGGGCAAGAGCATTACACGGTGGCTAGGTATAGCATGGGAAAATACTGGCGCCATGCTGGCCACGGGCTGTAACATTTTTCACCATGCCTGAGTGCCTCCACAGGTCTGCACGCTGTGACTCGCCGATCCCTCCTGCCCCATCAACCACTGCCTGTCCGAGGGTTACCGCCGGTTCGTTCCCCTACATCGAAGCCGCAGCAGTCAAACATCAGCTCCGACGAGCCGTCCACACGCCGGGTCACCTCTGTCAAAACCGCCGCCGTGGGCCTGCCTTGACCCGCTGTCGTTCACGCGGTCCGGTCGCCTCCATCACCGCGCGTCAAACCGCCCTCGTCCCCGTGCGAGCACGCCCACGCAGTCAGGTCGCCACCATCGCAAAGCAAAAACAGATAGATACATAGATAGCTCAGAGACACACATGTGAGTATATTGTCCTAATTTCTACTGAACCGGGGAAATTCATTTGATTCACATAACAAATATCTCAACTAGGTAGAGGCCAAACCTCAACAAAGCCGATTGATTACAGTCACGACATAATCTTGTACATTGTTCAGAGCAATCGAAATCCACACCCTTTCTACGTGGTTTCCAACCTGTTTACTCCTGCATGGTGGATTGTTGTCGCTCCTTGGCTTCTTGAGCGGCCTCCCTCTGCTCACGGACTAGCCTTGGCATCTCCTTCCATGTCTTTGGTTTAAGTGCCATCACTGCACATATTGCAAATGCTGTCAGATTAACAAAAATGTACAAACTAATGTAGCATGAAAATTTATACGTGACAGTAAAATAATGGAGAGCAAACTTGTTCAAACGTGCTGGCGTGGTAGATTTAATGGAACAGATTACTGCATCTGTTTGTTAAATGTGGCAAAGATAGAAGGACGTGCTGCAAGCATACCTTCATACCGGGCATCTAGGTATTTGGTGTTGATGCTGCCCGGTTGCTGCTGGAGGCATCTAGGGAGCTTCTTTATAGCAGGGCAGCCTGTAATTTTAAGATACCGGAGAGACCTGTATACTTGCGGCTCATTCGGTAGGGATGCCAGGGTACTGCATCTTTGAAGATCAAGGATTTCCAGCGATGGGGGATGCTCTCCCGACAGACACTCCAGCGATGTCAACCCACTTGTGCCCATAATGTCCAGTCTCCTGAGGGGCGCAGGCAGACGGAGAGTCCCCACCAACATGCCAGTACAATACCGTATTACTAGAGATTCAAGATGGGGAGGAAGTAAATGCTCTCTTGCAGTTGGTGCTGTTGCTGCTGGTGGCTGTGGCATGATAGGACTTCTGCTTCTGGAGGTAGTGGCTTCTGGTTTCTGGAGCCCGCCCAGCTGGCATGATAGGACTTGAATGCTATTGCAGCTGTGAATATATATGGTCTTTAAGGATGGAGGCAGACTTAGAACCGCTTGTAAGCTTCCACATCCGACTAAACGTAGATATTCTAGGCATGGACAGAAGTGATTCATGGGTGAGGATGGCAACTCTGATACAGCTGCAGGCATGATTGCCTCACTGCTAGAAGATACTTGGACTAACTCGGCCATGCCCTGCTGCTTGCCGAATATGGGCTCAAGCTTATGGCACTGACAAATTTCCATTTTCTTGAGAGATGCCGGGACGTTGAACATCTCTACTAAACTTGGGCAGCTTTCTATGCGAAGAGACTCCAGACCTCTCAGGCGTTCACTCCTTCCGGATGCCAATGGCTCAAGAGGAGCTTGTGCATATCCAGTCAGGTTTTTGCAGTTTCTAATCCTTAATCTCCTCAAGGATACCAAGCTTTGGAACACTTTCTCTGGCCAGTGGACGAGCACATCACATCCATCAATTTCCAAATCTTTAAGGTGTACAAAATAGTCCCATGGCTCTGGTGCACCTTCTCCAAAGAACATGTTGCAGCATCCTAACTCCATAACTGTAACAGAGGATTCCTGGTTCCATTTCTCCTTGCTGTCCACTGGTACAATTGAAGTGCACTCAGCCTCTGATGTTGTTTCTGTGTATTCTAGCTTCAGTGTCAGCTTGGTCAGCGAAGACAAATATTTGTCTACAAAATGGAACAACTCTTGCTTGCCATCTTCAATTTCTAGTACACTGAGTTTTGGTGCTTCAGGTAAATCTACTAGCTTTGGGCATTTCTGAACTGATAGTGTCTCAACCTGAGGAAACAATATCGGTTCTCCTTCGACAGCTGCATCCCATTTATGAAAACTCTTCAAGTCTTCCAATGCAAGTACCTTTAGAGCAGGAAATGCTGACTGTACTAATCTATAACCTCCACTACAACTTTCATGAACCAGCGGTGCTTCACACAATGGTACCAGCTTTCCACAATACCAAATAAACAAGTTCTCAAGCAGAGAAAATGGTGTGCATACCAGTCTATTACCTCCACGACTTGGTTCTCCAAGCAATGGTGCTTCAGGTAATGCTATCAACTTTCCACAATGCCGAATAAACAACGTCTCAAGCAGAGGAAATATTATCTGTTCTTCGTGTCTCTCATTTATTTCCCACCATCTCTCAAAATCCAATAAATGCTCTAGTGTAAGCACCTTCAGTTTTGGAAACGTGAAGGATGTGCCACAACTGAACAAAAACTGCATTCTTTCACAACGAGAAAGATGGATCTCAACCATGTTTTGCAACATACCCATACACTTCCCTCCATATTTATATATCTTTAGAACCTGCAGCCCACCATGAGGTTCGAACTTGTCGAGCACCTTGCTGTCACCAACTTCAGTCCATCTTAATGTCAGTTCACGGAGATCCTTCTTGTTTCCAAGATTCACCACTTTTTCCTCTGCTTTTTTAACATTCTCTACCCGGCGTAGCTCTAGCTGATCACCAAGGTTTAAATGCTGCAGCTCTAGCTGACCACCAAGGTTTGCCACTTTTGCGTCTGCTTTTTCAACATTCTCTACCTGGCATAGCTCTAGCTGACCACCAATGTTTAGACCATGCAGCTCTCCAACATCAGCGCAATCAGGGCCAGGAACTCCTGCTACAAAAACTGTGAGTGTCTGCAGCTTAGTGAGATTTTCAAGTCCTGGAGGCATGCTCTTCAACTTCCGACATCCATGAGTGTAGAGGTGGCAGAGGGAAGTCATATACTTCATTTGCCTTGGAAGTCGTTCAAGATAACGGCAGTTGGAAACGTCCAACACTTGCAGGTTATATAGAATACTTATATCCTCAGGAAGTGCTTCGATATCACTCCACGAGAGATCAAGGTACCTCAGGTGATGCAGATACTTTGGTTTGAGCGGAAATGATTCTGTTCCCAGACAGAGCTTCAAGGCATGCAAAGTGTTGTATTTTGATACATGCTTCAATGGGCTGTACACATCACTATCACATAGCAATGTTTGAATAGCTGGGGATCTTTTCTCCAAAGAATCATTCAAAATACCTTCTGTTCCTTCACATGATAAGAACAAAT is drawn from Aegilops tauschii subsp. strangulata cultivar AL8/78 chromosome 1, Aet v6.0, whole genome shotgun sequence and contains these coding sequences:
- the LOC109745965 gene encoding disease resistance protein RGA2-like gives rise to the protein MVEVVAAMAIRPLVSMLVNKAGNSLLDQYKVMEGMEEQHKILKRKLPAILDVMTDAEEQATAHRDGAKAWLQELKTVAYEANEVFDEFKYEALRREARKKGHYRELGFDVIKLFPTHNRIVFRYKMGRKLCRILKGIDVLIAEMHAFRFKYRPQPPVPKQWRQTDSVITDLQEIASRSRDKDKKNIVATLLGQANNADFTVVPIVGMGGLGKTTLAQLIYNDPEIQKHFQLLLWVCVSDTFDVNSLAKSIVEASPSKNVDTDKPPLDRLQKLVNGQRYLLVLDDVWDNKELRKWERLKVCLQHGGMGSAVLTTTRDKRVAEIMGADRAAYNLNALEDHFIKKIIEARAFSLDKEKPAELVEIVDEIVKRCSGSPLAACALGSVLRTKTTVKEWKAIASRSSICTEETGILPILKLSYNDLPSHMKQCFAFCAVFPKDYKIDVEKLIQLWIANGFIPEHKEDSLETIGQLIFDELASRSFFLDIEKSKEDWEYYSRTTCKIHDLMHDIAMSVMGKECVAVTMELSKIEWLGDTVRHLFLSCEGTEGILNDSLEKRSPAIQTLLCDSDVYSPLKHVSKYNTLHALKLCLGTESFPLKPKYLHHLRYLDLSWSDIEALPEDISILYNLQVLDVSNCRYLERLPRQMKYMTSLCHLYTHGCRKLKSMPPGLENLTKLQTLTVFVAGVPGPDCADVGELHGLNIGGQLELCQVENVEKADAKVANLGGQLELQHLNLGDQLELRRVENVKKAEEKVVNLGNKKDLRELTLRWTEVGDSKVLDKFEPHGGLQVLKIYKYGGKCMGMLQNMVEIHLSRCERMQFLFSCGTSFTFPKLKVLTLEHLLDFERWWEINERHEEQIIFPLLETLFIRHCGKLIALPEAPLLGEPSRGGNRLVCTPFSLLENLFIWYCGKLVPLCEAPLVHESCSGGYRLVQSAFPALKVLALEDLKSFHKWDAAVEGEPILFPQVETLSVQKCPKLVDLPEAPKLSVLEIEDGKQELFHFVDKYLSSLTKLTLKLEYTETTSEAECTSIVPVDSKEKWNQESSVTVMELGCCNMFFGEGAPEPWDYFVHLKDLEIDGCDVLVHWPEKVFQSLVSLRRLRIRNCKNLTGYAQAPLEPLASGRSERLRGLESLRIESCPSLVEMFNVPASLKKMEICQCHKLEPIFGKQQGMAELVQVSSSSEAIMPAAVSELPSSPMNHFCPCLEYLRLVGCGSLQAVLSLPPSLKTIYIHSCNSIQVLSCQLGGLQKPEATTSRSRSPIMPQPPAATAPTAREHLLPPHLESLVIRYCTGMLVGTLRLPAPLRRLDIMGTSGLTSLECLSGEHPPSLEILDLQRCSTLASLPNEPQVYRSLRYLKITGCPAIKKLPRCLQQQPGSINTKYLDARYEVMALKPKTWKEMPRLVREQREAAQEAKERQQSTMQE